A DNA window from Plasmodium brasilianum strain Bolivian I chromosome 12, whole genome shotgun sequence contains the following coding sequences:
- a CDS encoding hypothetical protein (conserved Plasmodium protein), with the protein MTLVKSEHSSKQSREKATESGITTFSNFAELRKSITLKEQEINDRRSSLKIHRDSDNDLTHNHYKKSEHNRENTSVHNRENGSVHNSENTNEHNKFVYRSFDKFYKCKNYCEEYKTKVKNETLQSMSECTSKNESDPGGKYKDISISNKATISTIVSNENTISSSKSSTIPTAENEKSSDKYCYIKFKKERQGTVKQLKEYFQKIQDEKLQKRNNNLFYKNNQKFNNTIREKNCANFFKSKDTTLEKIDNYKKEFICEYIKYENELMINNGYNNCECELGVQTTHDKYVEDGALITTDEGKEKQKGISSISRVSDMREVSRHNELTGTGQINQLSAKIENMKTEEKELLHSLISEMKKSLCNDEDEGHISNSVEQLEDSERRRYMITRILDILKIYDGKMPSEEGMPKCSHACAHFFQLEQNKMGKKGKEGEMVEMVEKDQMNEKDAKNESCIIPKDFESLQQGHIIEQMKEEKNEIDKVISTQNKEVSACNAPLNKLKESSAYHAKIKTTSEHCDTISSNERDSEIAMNNCSYINTNIKNYENVVEKHSEGKNTCKGNAETNISIKNHTETANCHNINNTYQNKKRFSKKIAKDNRIKKDSVNNASKFEWFYSTLDDIHKGKIRVNGVKDDLMEYLKDDLTDNINGGGKEYSSEDSENNDLFLWLENRDVQNVLKGEKKIVDEGVP; encoded by the coding sequence atgactCTGGTAAAATCAGAGCACAGTAGCAAACAAAGCAGAGAAAAGGCAACAGAAAGTGGTATAACCACCTTCAGCAATTTTGCAGAATTGAGGAAAAGTATTACATTAAAGGAACAAGAAATTAATGATAGAAGAAGTAGTTTAAAAATTCATCGCGATAGTGATAATGACCTGACCCATAACCATTACAAGAAAAGCGAACACAACAGAGAAAATACTAGTGTACACAACAGAGAAAATGGTAGTGTACACAACAGCGAAAATACCAATGAACACAACAAATTTGTCTACAGATCGTTTgacaaattttataaatgtaaaaattattgtgAAGAATACAAAACCAAGGTAAAGAATGAAACTCTGCAATCAATGAGTGAGTGCACCAGTAAAAACGAGAGTGACCCAGgtggaaaatataaagatatttctatttctaaTAAAGCTACTATCAGTACGATAGTAAGTAATGAAAACACTATTAGCAGCAGTAAAAGCAGTACAATACCCACTgcggaaaatgaaaaaagtagTGATAAATACTGCTACATAAAATTCAAGAAAGAAAGACAAGGTACGGTTAAACAACTAAAGGAATATTTCCAAAAAATCCAAGatgaaaaattacaaaaacgaaataataatttattttataaaaataatcaaaagTTCAATAACACCATTAGAGAAAAGAACTGTgccaatttttttaaaagcaaAGACACTactttagaaaaaatagacAACTACAAAAAAGAGTTTATTTGTGAATATAtcaaatatgaaaatgaattaatgataaataatGGATATAATAATTGTGAGTGTGAGCTTGGTGTGCAAACAACACATGACAAATACGTGGAAGATGGAGCCCTTATTACTACTGATGAGGGGAAAGAGAAACAAAAAGGTATTAGCAGTATTAGCCGCGTTAGTGATATGCGTGAGGTAAGCCGACACAACGAACTTACCGGGACCGGACAAATAAACCAACTAAGTGCAAAAATTGAAAACATGAAAACAGAAGAGAAAGAATTGTTACACAGCTTAATCAgtgaaatgaaaaagagtCTTTGTAATGATGAAGACGAAGGGCACATTTCTAATTCAGTAGAACAATTAGAAGATTCTGAAAGGAGGAGATATATGATTACAAGGATACTTGACATACTAAAAATATACGATGGGAAAATGCCATCAGAAGAAGGGATGCCAAAGTGTTCACATGCGTGTgcacatttttttcaattagaacaaaacaaaatggggaaaaagggaaaagagGGCGAAATGGTTGAAATGGTTGAAAAAGACCAAATGAACGAAAAAGACGCAAAAAATGAAAGCTGCATAATTCCTAAGGATTTCGAATCATTACAACAAGGGCATATCATCGAACAAatgaaggaagaaaaaaacgaaatagaCAAAGTCATAAGCacacaaaataaagaagtaagTGCATGTAATGCTCCTCTAAATAAGTTAAAAGAAAGCAGCGCTTACCACGCCAAAATTAAGACTACTAGTGAACATTGTGATACAATAAGTAGTAATGAAAGGGACAGTGAAATAGCAATGAACAACTGTAGCTACATAAATACGAACATAAAAAACTATGAAAACGTTGTAGAGAAACATTCAGAGGGGAAGAACACATGTAAAGGTAATGCAGAAACTAATATTAGTATAAAAAATCATACAGAAACAGCTAACTGTcacaatattaataatacatatcaaaataaaaagagatttagtaaaaaaattgctaaagataatagaataaaaaaggacAGTGTAAATAACGCCAGTAAATTTGAATGGTTCTACTCTACCTTGGACGATATacataaaggaaaaataagaGTAAATGGAGTAAAGGATGATTTGATGGAATATTTGAAGGATGACTTGACGGATAACATAAACGGTGGGGGAAAAGAATATTCAAGTGAAGATAGCGAAAACAATGATTTATTTCTCTGGTTAGAAAATAGAGATGTTCAAAATGTTCtaaagggggaaaaaaaaattgttgaCGAAGGAGTACCATAA